Below is a window of Sulfurimonas sp. DNA.
ACGGAGAGCTACTTGATCAGCTTCGAATTCACCCAAGAAAACAAATAGGCGGAATTTGCAGCGAGTGTGAACAAATAGATATCTGCAATGGCGGGTCAAGAGCAAGAGCTTATGCAATTACCGGAGATTTGTGGAGTGAAGATCCGTCATGTTATTTAACCCAGCAAGAAAGAGAGAAACATTAATGAGTATAAACAAATTTTTAGTAGGAGCTTCATTAATTGGAGTATTTTTTATAAATGCACACGCAAAAGGGGTTAATCCGGTACTTGCGGCACTAAAAGGCGATGAGAAAATATTTGTCGTTGAGAGAGAGAGCGAATCTTTAGCAATTATAGAGCAAGGTATGCCAAAAGGTCGAATATCCGGAATGCACAATATGAACCACGGCGTTGTAAAATTTATTGATAAAGACGGTTATGTTATTTCACGCGACGGTTACATCGTAAAATTTGACCCAGAGAATGAAAAAATAGTTAAAGAGTACAAAACCAGTGACAGTGCAATAGGCTTTACTATAGAAAAAAATTATATAGCCGTTGCGAACTATGCAAAAAAAAGCGTCGATATTTTAGACAGAAATTTAAACCCGATTCAATCATTTGAGACAGGTTCAAAAAATGTCGGTATAAAAACATATAAAGATTATCTGGTTTTTTCTCAAATGGACAATGACAAAATCACGGTGCTTAAAGATAAAAACGGCGGCAAAGGTCTTCCTAAATTTGAAATTTACAAAGAGTTTAAGGATGTCGGGGTAATGCCTTTTGATGCGATGATAAAAGATAACAATTTTATAACCGGATTTTTTAAAAGTGACTTTTTCGGTGTTGTAAACCTTGACACTATGGAGTATACAAAAATCAAAATTTTGCTTGAAGACAGAAAACCCG
It encodes the following:
- a CDS encoding cytochrome D1 domain-containing protein: MSINKFLVGASLIGVFFINAHAKGVNPVLAALKGDEKIFVVERESESLAIIEQGMPKGRISGMHNMNHGVVKFIDKDGYVISRDGYIVKFDPENEKIVKEYKTSDSAIGFTIEKNYIAVANYAKKSVDILDRNLNPIQSFETGSKNVGIKTYKDYLVFSQMDNDKITVLKDKNGGKGLPKFEIYKEFKDVGVMPFDAMIKDNNFITGFFKSDFFGVVNLDTMEYTKIKILLEDRKPVLKVPHFGFWSISDGNVFIPAVGDNKVLVYTSDFKFVKNIETEGLPVFTALSPDKKYMAVTFSGDKFPVVQIIDTQTLEIIKRFEFDGKVLHARWSNMRPNLYISVNDTNKISVINTKEWYVARELFNVNKPSGIFIYEEAK